From a single Miscanthus floridulus cultivar M001 chromosome 8, ASM1932011v1, whole genome shotgun sequence genomic region:
- the LOC136470681 gene encoding uncharacterized protein — MAFEARRRAAAAVVVAVVAWFFMWFRRRVEDSRSVTYGPLAERDIQRMNNLRYIYDSDDVHCVNLLRMRRAPFFQLCDLFRSRELVTDSMHASVEEQVAMFLHVVGHNKRFRVVDLTFRRSAETISRFFQKVLYVVGELGNELIVPPATNVHPRILGSRRWYPYFKDCIGAIDGTHVLARVPVKMQAAFRGRKHTIT; from the exons ATGGCGTTTGAAGCTAGGCGAAGGGCTGCCGCTGCTGTGGTTGTTGCAGTGGTGGCTTGGTTTTTCATGTGGTTTAGGAGGAGAGTTGAAGATTCGCGCTCAGTCACCTATGGTCCCTTGGCTGAGAGGGATATACAGAGGATGAACAATCTTAGATACATCTATGATTCTGATGATGTGCACTGTGTCAACCTTCTTAGAATGAGGAGGGCTCCTTTTTTCCAACTTTGTGACCTTTTCCGTAGTAGAGAGCTTGTCACTGACAGCATGCATGCATCTGTTGAAGAACAAGTAgccatgttcttgcatgttgttggTCACAATAAGAGGTTTAGGGTGGTTGACCTTACCTTCAGGAGGTCCGCAGAGACAATTAGTAGGTTCTTCCAGAAGGTGTTATATGTGGTAGGAGAGCTGGGAAATGAATTGATTGTCCCTCCTGCTACCAATGTCCATCCTAGGATCCTTGGGAGCAGAAGGTGGTACCCCTATTTCAAG GACTGCATAGGAGCAATTGATGGTACTCATGTATTAGCTAGAGTGCCTGTGAAGATGCAAGCTGCCTTTAGAGGCAGGAAGCACACCATCACATAA
- the LOC136478228 gene encoding E3 ubiquitin-protein ligase At4g11680-like produces MEQATGVSGPEHIIDIPREIGPSASVSHSVGRENHEELNPVDRPSTRALVPALQAPSAIGAIPNAGQTSGTRRNDNYVRRHRSPLNSGLWISIEVIVNVSQIVAAIVVLCLSRKEHPQAPLLEWVIGYTVGCFATLPHLYWRYIHRNIVNGEHEPAHAPQGSARNNSNEATHAASASERRRNAARNAVLANPRINALFDHFKMALDCFFAVWFVVGNVWIFGGHSSAADAPNLYRLCIVFLTFSCIGYAMPFILCAMICCCLPCIISVMGFREDTNNTRGATSESINALPTYKFKTKKRRHGSGSEAEGQEGGIVAAGTDKERSLSAEDAVCCICLAKYAHNDELRELPCAHCFHKDCVDKWLKINALCPLCKSEIAGTSGTSDTRQSDQNAIPVQEIEMH; encoded by the exons ATGGAGCAAGCAACAGGTGTAAGTGGtcctgagcacataattgatattCCAAGGGAAATTGGTCCTTCTGCTTCGGTTTCTCATAGTGTTGGTAGAGAGAACCATGAAGAATTGAATCCTGTGGACAGGCCTTCAACAAGAGCTCTAGTACCTGCCTTGCAGGCACCATCAGCAATAGGTGCCATACCTAATGCAGGGCAGACTTCAGGCACTAGGAGAAATGACAACTATGTTCGTCGGCACAGAAGCCCTTTGAATTCTGGACTGTGGATTTCAATTGAAGTTATCGTCAACGTGAGCCAGATTGTAGCTGCCATTGTTGTTCTTTGTCTGTCAAGAAAGGAACACCCACAGGCTCCATTACTTGAGTGGGTCATAGGTTACACTGTTGGTTGTTTTGCAACGTTACCCCATCTCTACTGGCGCTATATACACCGTAATATTGTAAATGGTGAGCATGAGCCAGCACATGCACCTCAAGGGTCCGCTCGTAACAACTCAAATGAAGCCACTCATGCTGCAAGTGCATCAGAACGCCGTAGAAATGCTGCACGAAATGCTGTGCTTGCTAATCCTAG GATTAATGCGCTGTTTGACCACTTCAAGATGGCCCTGGATTGTTTCTTTGCCGTCTGGTTTGTTGTTGGAAACGTGTGGATATTCGGTGGCCATTCTTCTGCCGCTGATGCACCAAACTTGTACAG GTTGTGCATTGTGTTCCTCACTTTTAGTTGCATTGGGTATGCCATGCCGTTCATCCTCTGTGCAATGATATGCTGTTGTCTCCCCTGCATTATATCTGTTATGGGTTTTAGAGAAGATACAAACAATACAAGGGGTGCTACCTCAGAATCTATCAATGCTTTGCCTACATATAAATTCAAAACCAAGAAACGCCGCCATGGTTCAGGAAGTGAAGCTGAAGGCCAAGAAGGAGGGATAGTGGCTGCAGGGACTGACAAGGAGCGATCGCTTTCTGCTGAAGACGCT GTTTGCTGCATCTGTCTTGCAAAGTATGCGCACAATGATGAGCTCCGTGAACTTCCATGTGCACACTGTTTCCACAAGGATTGTGTTGATAAATGGCTCAAGATAAATGCACTTTGCCCTCTGTGCAAATCTGAGATAGCGGGCACGTCTGGTACTTCTGATACCCGCCAATCAGACCAGAACGCCATTCCTGTGCAGGAGATCGAAATGCATTAG
- the LOC136478222 gene encoding glutamate receptor 2.8-like: MTARVFVVHMSFPLALRLFHRAKNSGMMSEGYVWIATAAVGDTGGDGDALGREDTDAMQGVVSVRQYVPPTIQAGDFAKRFRARFLPENDGSQDTTEPTTSTFKAYDTAVAVAAAVEAAGISGSDFVPSKGGTGLTELDQLGVSATGENLLKAVRNTTFDGLAGKFRLSDGQSQTPAYEIVNFAADGLKTVGFWTAKTGISQEFAADSSEGLKKVNFPGVEESDMRIPDGWAFSPVERALVIAVPVKHGFQQFVQVYNDTTSGRTIVSGYSIDVFEAAIKALPYPVYYQYVPYYGIGNASSSSYDQMIDLIPEEKADAVVGDVSITVGRMAEADFTMPFTESGWSMVVAVQAQEATGMFFFLKPLTPGLWLASLAAFIFTGFVIWVIEHRINPEFRGTPLQQFGIIFHYAFSTLVFAHRENVVSNLSKFLMVIWVFAVLILTSSYTASLTSMLTVQKLRPAVTDVNDLLDNGDYVGYQEGSFVYGELLKMNFDPSKLRSYSTPAEYADALSRGSDDGGVAAVFDEVPYLKVFLSQPQYCDGYVMSGPVYKGTGLGFAFPRGSPMATEVSRAIVGLTEGDNIDLIERKWFGVPGSCGDGVDAANASLTLWNFSGLFLITAVAATLVLLVYLVMFICRERHEVRAVAEPGSGSVSLKRFRAWLQHYDRKDMTAPHFRQQQSWSDSPSTNGGSSQGRKRTEQDEATATRDFGGPRASPFSDHSRMDSVSASPLERKGSNEFRTPFEQRMGEAAAASAERRSSTPERKPSLKLPQDTEERKKLPLSP; encoded by the exons ATGACGGCTCGCGTCTTCGTCGTGCACATGTCATTTCCCCTGGCGCTGCGGCTGTTTCACAGGGCCAAGAACTCCGGCATGATGTCCGAAGGCTACGTCTGGATCGCCACGGCCGCAGTGGGCGACACCGGAGGCGACGGCGACGCGCTAGGCCGCGAGGACACCGACGCGATGCAGGGCGTGGTCAGCGTCCGCCAGTACGTGCCGCCCACGATCCAGGCCGGCGACTTTGCCAAACGGTTCAGGGCGAGGTTTCTGCCAGAGAACGATGGCTCTCAGGACACCACGGAGCCGACCACGTCGACGTTCAAGGCGTACGACACGGCGGTCGCGGTCGCCGCGGCAGTTGAGGCGGCCGGGATCTCTGGCTCGGATTTCGTGCCATCGAAAGGAGGGACGGGGCTGACGGAGCTGGACCAGCTCGGCGTGTCTGCCACCGGCGAGAACTTGCTCAAGGCTGTGCGCAACACGACATTCGACGGGCTGGCCGGGAAGTTCAGGCTGTCGGACGGGCAATCGCAGACGCCGGCGTACGAGATCGTGAACTTCGCCGCAGACGGGCTCAAGACGGTGGGGTTCTGGACCGCAAAGACTGGGATCTCACAGGAGTTCGCCGCCGACAGCAGTGAAGGCTTGAAGAAAGTCAATTTCCCTGGCGTGGAAGAATCTGACATGCGAATTCCGGACGGGTGGGCTTTCTCGCCGGTCGAGCGGGCGCTGGTCATCGCCGTGCCGGTGAAGCACGGGTTCCAGCAGTTCGTGCAGGTGTACAACGACACGACGAGCGGCAGGACGATAGTCTCCGGCTACAGCATCGACGTGTTCGAAGCGGCCATCAAGGCACTGCCCTACCCGGTGTACTACCAGTACGTGCCCTACTACGGCATCGGCAACGCGAGTTCATCTTCTTACGACCAGATGATAGACCTGATTCCCGAGGAGAAAGCCGATGCGGTCGTCGGCGATGTGTCCATCACCGTGGGCAGGATGGCGGAGGCGGACTTCACCATGCCGTTCACCGAATCGGGGTGGTCCATGGTCGTGGCGGTGCAAGCGCAGGAGGCCACGGGCATGTTCTTCTTCCTCAAGCCGCTCACGCCTGGGCTCTGGCTCGCCAGCCTCGCCGCCTTCATCTTCACCGGCTTCGTCATCTGGGTGATCGAGCACCGGATCAACCCCGAGTTCCGAGGCACGCCGCTGCAGCAGTTCGGCATCATCTTCCACTACGCCTTCTCTACCCTCGTCTTCGCGCACA GGGAGAATGTGGTGAGCAACCTGTCCAAGTTCCTGATGGTCATATGGGTGTTCGCCGTCCTGATCCTGACGTCGAGCTACACGGCCAGCTTGACATCGATGCTGACGGTCCAGAAGCTGAGGCCGGCAGTGACGGACGTGAACGATCTCCTCGACAACGGTGACTACGTCGGGTACCAGGAGGGTTCCTTCGTCTACGGCGAGCTCCTCAAGATGAACTTCGACCCGAGCAAGCTGAGGAGCTACAGCACGCCGGCCGAGTACGCGGACGCGCTGTCCAGGGGCTCGGACGACGGCGGGGTCGCCGCGGTGTTCGACGAGGTCCCGTACCTCAAGGTCTTCCTGTCGCAGCCGCAGTACTGCGACGGCTACGTCATGTCCGGCCCCGTCTACAAGGGCACGGGCCTCGGGTTCGCGTTCCCGAGAGGCTCCCCCATGGCGACGGAGGTGTCGCGCGCCATCGTGGGGCTGACGGAAGGCGACAACATCGACCTGATCGAGAGGAAATGGTTCGGCGTGCCGGGGTCGTGCGGCGATGGTGTCGACGCGGCCAACGCCAGCCTCACCCTGTGGAACTTCAGCGGGCTGTTCCTCATCACCGCCGTGGCGGCGACGCTCGTGCTCCTCGTCTACCTCGTCATGTTCATCTGCCGGGAGCGCCACGAGGTCCGGGCGGTGGCGGAGCCTGGGTCCGGGAGCGTGTCGCTGAAGCGGTTCCGCGCGTGGCTGCAGCACTACGACCGCAAGGACATGACGGCGCCCCACTTCAGGCAGCAGCAGAGCTGGAGCGACTCGCCGTCGACGAACGGCGGCAGCAGCCAAGGGAGGAAGAGGACAGAGCAGGACGAAGCCACAGCCACGCGCGATTTCGGCGGCCCCCGGGCGTCGCCTTTCAGCGACCACTCCCGCATGGACTCGGTTTCGGCTTCGCCGCTGGAGCGGAAGGGGTCCAACGAGTTCAGGACCCCGTTCGAGCAGCGGATGGGGGAGGCGGCAGCCGCGTCCGCGGAGAGACGCTCGTCCACACCGGAGCGCAAGCCGTCGCTGAAGCTTCCACAAGACACCGAGGAAAGAAAGAAGCTGCCATTATCCCCGTGA